The genomic DNA CGCGAGGCGGATCGCAGGTGGCTTTTCGTACGGTGACCTGCCAGTGGACATCGCCGGGCCCGTCCATGGTATCTCCATCCTTGATCACATCGCCATTCTCCAGCAAGTACAACGTGCCGTTCCGCATGAAGGCATCAACGTCCGACGGATCGTAGTCGCTGCCGCAGAAGACCGTCTCGAAATCTGAGACATTCATTTGCTGGTTCCCAACCGAATCCATCAGGGCAAACTGTTCATTGATGTTGAAAAGTCGGACATTGGCCCATGCGTCGATCGGCGGCATTTCGTTCTCGTTTGCAAACTCCAGGCACTGCTTCAGATTCGCCCTGTCCTTCAGAACTTCTCCGTTGGGATTGAAGTAACAAATGGCCTGAGGCAGGCTCAACAGCGATTCGGTCAACTGGGTCAGAAAGTCCAGTTCATCCAGGGTATTTACACTTTCAGGCATGATGGGCTGATCATCGCCCAGACCAAAAGCGTAACTCAGCCGAATACGAATGAACCCCTGATGGCGTTCGACGGCCGTCGGCCCGTCTTCCCACGCCCACGCCTGCTGCGCGGCTCGTTCCATGCTTCGAGGAAAGGTGAACGGGCCAAATTGGCCCATGACCCACGCACCAAAAAGTGTCGAGCTGGATTGTGGATCCCCCATGCTGTCCGGCCATTGTCGGTTGACCACGTCAATTGCGACAAAGCCATTCACATCCGGACGATAGGCAATCACCAAGGTTGGTCCGCCCAGCTCCCATGACGAGGAACGGTCGATCCGTTTGCAGATTTCGAAGCCGTCCAGGGCGGTTGTCAATTCGTCCAGAGTCGCTGGACCACTCAAGAGAACGCACGTTGTCTGAGTGTAAATACCTTTTGGCATGAGCGTCCTTTCCTGGCGGCGCAGTGGATAAAGTGAAGGGAGGGTATGTGAAGCGTGGACTTTCGCTGCGTTCGCGTGGAGGTCAGCGGAACAGACACCAATTGAGCACCTGTGAAGATCTCTGAGCAGCGTACGAGATGCGGTTGTGAATTGCGACCATCGCTGCATCCCGCTACAACCTGAATCAGACGTTGACAATCCTACGCATGCGACTCATCGAAAGCTAAACTGTGATCCGCGGGCGTGTACAGGTCGGATCCCAGCCGCTGCCACAGTATGCAGGTCTTGTGGACGCAGATCTTATGAGCTCGCTCAATCAGGCTGCGGGGTTGGGCGTAACAGTAACAATAGTCCGTTGAGAACTCTGGAATTTCGACATGACGAGACGATCTGTAGATAAGGGATATTCTGAAAGGGAATTCCCCGTGTCGGCGATGCCGATTCCACCTGCTGCACGTTCATGCCTTAACCGCTGCTCTGAGTTTCGAACTCAGTGGCTTCCCAGGTCTTTCCCAGCGAGATCATTTTGTACCCTGCTTTCACACGCCGTCGCAAATGTGCTGACTCTGCTGCTGGTGTTAACAACCGTGGATCATTCGGCTGCTCTTGCCGAGAACATCTCTGGCCTGGGCACTGCACAACAGCAGGACGCCACATCCCGTCCGCCCGGGATACCTGATGCCGCTGAAAAAACAGCGCTGCCCGGGGACTATGTGACCGAGGTTCGTTTGCCACCGAAGGCCAGTTTCCATCTGTTTGTCCTGGCGGGCCAGTCGAATATGGCGGGCCGAGGCGTGATTGAAAAGCAGGATACAGTGATTCATCCTCGGCTTCTGATGCTGAACAAGCAGGGTCATTGGGTTCCGGCAATTGCTCCCCTGCACTTCGACAAGTCCGTGGCTGGCGTAGGACCTGGTCGAACATTCGGCCTGGAACTTCTGAAAGATGACCCAACAATTACGATCGGTTTGATTCCCGTGGCTGTGGGAGGATCACCAATTTCTGTATGGCAACCGGGCGAATATTACGAACCCACCCACAGTTTTCCGTGGGATGACGCCGTCCACAGAATCCGAATTGGCAAGCGTGACGGTGTCGTCAGGGGGATTCTTTGGCATCAGGGGGAATCGGATTCCAATGAAAAATCTGCTTCTGCCTATCAATACGCCCTTGACCACCTGATTAATCGGCTGCGGGTTGAATGCGATTCGGAAGACCAGAATGGATTGATACCATTCATGGCCGGTCAGATGGGAAAGTTTGAAAGCCGACCATGGAACGAATTCAAGAACACGGTCGATGCTGCGCATCGCACCCTGCCGGACCGAGTTGAAAGGACCGCCTTTGTGGACGCCAGTGCGCTGAACCACAAAGGAGACAACGTCCATTTTGATTCAGAATCCTACCGCGAACTCGGACGTCGATTTGCATCGGCCTACCGACGACTCCGCGATAACGATTGAGTCTCAGAACACACAAGTGTCTTCGAACATTAGGGAGTTGAAACATGAAGTCTCGCACGTTCACGTTGTTTACCATTGCTCTGTTCAGTGCAAACTGTTCTCTCGTGGTCGCAGACGATGCCGCAGACCAGCAGATCCGTCGAGAGAAGGCATTCTCAGAGCAGATGGCCAAGTCGGTAATGATTGGTGCATTCACAGTTGACGGCAAAGAAGACGATAAGCCGCTGAAGGAAGAACGATACGAAATTGAGAGCGTCGTAAAGACGGGCGATAACTACTGGACGTTTACTGCTCGTGTCAAGTACGGCAACACCGACGTTAAACTGCCGATCACCGTTCCTATGGAATGGGCCGGAGATACGCCGATGGTGCTTCTGACAGACGCAACCCTGCCGGGCCTTGGCAGTGCATTTTCTGCTCGAGTCCTGTTTCATGACGGACGATACGCAGGTACGTGGCAGCATGGCAAAGTGGGCGGGCACATGTTCGGACGTATTGAAAAACAGAAGCCATCTGAATCAGCCAGCGAATAGACCGACCGCAACTGTCAGGTAAACGCCCGGGAACAGAGATGCCGAATACACTTTTCATCGGGACCGATGAAGCGGGCTACGGACCGAATCTTGGCCCTTTGGTCATCACAGCAACCAGCTGGCAGGCGCCTTCGGGGACGGCATGCGACAAACTGTGGGACCTGCTTGCAGAAGTTCTCACGAACGACCCTGCGAAGGATGATCGACGCCTCTTCGTTGCTGATTCCAAACAGGTCTACTCGCCCGCCAGCGGTATACTGGATCTTGAGACAGCAGTTCTCAGCATTCTGAGCGCACTGAATCTTCAACCAGCAACAACGACTGAACTGGGGGCCATCGTTGCGGGATCTTTGTTTGATGAACAAAGAAAAAGAGACCCGACACTGGCCACCGCTGGCACACCACTACCGCTGGCCGCGTTTCCCGATGAAGTGGCCGAATCCCGCGAAGCAATTCTGAATGCATTCCGGCAGACTCAGGTGCGTCTTGTCGCGATCCGCAGTCGAATCATCTTCCCACCGGAGTTCAATGAGCTTGTCAGCCGGGCAGGATCGAAGGGTGTCATACTTTCACAGTCGACAATGGATCTGGTTCATCAGCTTTGCCCGAAACGATTTCATTCGCACCATACCGAAGACCTCCGACGTGGACCTAAACGTCTTTTCGCACTCGAAGACGACGAAGCCACCGTCAGCTCCCCAACCGCCGCTGAGACCGGGGAAAACATCGACAGCGTGCATGTCTACTGCGACAAACATGGTGGTCGAAATCGTTATGATGCCCTGATTTCAGAGCAATTCGACGATCAGTTTGTCTTTCGACGTGAAGAGAGCACCGCGATTTCCCGTTATCAAATGGGCAAAGTTGAATTTTGTTTTCGCACAAAGGCTGAGGCTCTACTGCCAGTCGCATTGGCTTCGATGGTTTCGAAGTACGTGCGAGAGTGCCTGATGGAGGATTTCAATGCGTTCTGGCGAAACCACCTTCCAACCCTGAAGCCAACCAGGGGCTATCCTCTGGATGCGCGTCGATTTCGTGAAGATATCGCTTCTGCTGTCATGCAGCTGGGAATCGAAGAAAGCCACTTCTGGCGTTGCAAATAGAAACCTGTTTCGGCGACGCAGGTTCAGTAGAAGAGACTGCCGACCTGAGTTTCGATGCAAGTACTCACAGGCCATGAACACAAGGCCGTTTGAAGCTGCAACGGTCGCTCTCGCCAGGCAGGCGGGTTATGATGCTGGCGATTCCATTCTGAATCCTCGATGTTGTTTTGAATTCCGTCCCTGTTGTAAAAGGGTAATCCATGTTGCGTTATCCGATTCCATCGTTCGGACAACTCTTAATTGGGTCAATCGGCAGATCACCCGTACAGATTTGTGTCATCCTTGTTTTGCTCTGCTTCCGTTCCAGTGGCGTATTCGCCTGGCAGGCGGACTCCGATCCGGATTTGGGTGGCGTGCGTGAAGAGCACACAATGATTCCCATGCGCGATGGGAAGCATCTGTCTGCCTGGCTGTATTTTCCTGAGGGACAGGGCCCATGGCCAGCGGTGTTCGAACAACGCTATGCAAGTCTTCGCGCGGTCGGAACACGAAAGGCGGCCGCGGAACTCGCAGCCGAAGGTTTTGTTGTCGCTCTGGTCAACTATCGAGGCACGCATCTGTCGGAGGGAACGTGGGTTGGCTACCGAGCCATGCAGTGGGGAGAATTGAAGGATGGTTACGACACCTGTGAGTGGCTTGCCGAGCAGGATTGGTGCACGGGGAAGGTTGGAACATTCGGAAGTTCTCAGGGCGGATACGCTCAAAACTATCTCGCGGTTACTCAGCCTCCACACCTCGTATGCCAGCATATGACGGACACAGGTCTCAGCCTCTTCCACGAGGGATATCGGATCGGGGGAACCACGCGGCCGGAACGATTTCAAGGGTTGGCAGCAGTTTGCCGCAATCCCGAAGACAATCAGCGATTGCTGGAAGAATGGTTCCAGCATCCTACGTACGACGAATACTGGAAAGCTGAAGACTGCACTCTGCACTTTGCGAAAATGAATGTGCCATGTTTTACCATCGGGAGCTGGTACGACTTCATGAACCAGGGATCAATTGCCAGCTTTCTGGGGCGTCAGCACAAGGGAGGCGTCAAATCACAGGGCACGCAGCAATTGGTCATTGGACCGTGGCTTCATGGACGAACGAACAAGGGAAACAAAGTCGGCGAGCTGACCTACCCCCCGAATGCCACCTGGCCGGTTCATGACCACATGGTACGCTGGTTTAATTATCATCTCAAAGGCGTCCGCAACGGCGTGATGTCAGAGCCCACTGTGCGTTATTACGTCATGGGCGCAGTGGATGAACCATCAGCGCCGGGAAATACCTGGCGCGAAGCGGATGACTTTCCACCTTTGTCCCGGTTAACCAGCATGTTTCTTGACGCGGGCGGCAGGCTTGTGATGCGGAAGCCCGATCAGGAGGACGACGGAACCACGTACCACAGCGACCCCAACCACCCGATGCAGATTCCGGGAACGGCCTTCCCCGGCGCGAAGGATGCAAGAGCATTTGAAGAGCAGGCCGATGTGCTGACATTCACATCCGAGCCACTGAGTGAACCGGTTGAATGGACAGGTCGAGTGCATGCGGATCTGTTCTTCTCATCCACAGCTCGGGATACCGACATCATTGTCCGAATCAGCGATGTCTATCCGGACGGCCGTTCAATTCTGATCGTCGACTATCCGTGGCGGGCTCGGTATCGCGAAGGATTTGAACAGGAAAGACTACTGAATCCCGGAGAGGTCACAAGGATTCAGTTTCCGGTGGGCTGGATGAGTCAGATTTTTAACACAGGGCACCGGATTCGTGTAACAATCGCCAGCACCGGGGCTCCGCTCTATGAGCCGAATCCTCAGAACGGCAACCCCCTGACCCTTGAATGGCCATCAGATGCTGTCGCGGCCGACAATACGATCCACCACAGCAGTACCCATCCTTCTCGTATCGTTGCGCCGGTGATCAAGCCATGATTTTTCCCTGTCGGAATACACGCCGCGAACTGATTTGGCAAATGGGAGGTGGCTTCGCTGGTCTGGCCATGGCATCGTTGCTGAGCGAGGATGGCTTCTTTGGTCCACATGCAACAGCGGGAGCTCCGCACACCGCACAACCGACAACAGGGGCGACTCCCGGGCCTCACATGCGTGGCGCGAAGTCCTGCATCTTTCTGATGATGAATGGTGCGCCGAGTCAGGTGGACACGTTTGATTACAAACCGGCCCTCGAAAAATATGCGGGGCAGCCACTGCCTGAGGGAAAAAAATATATCAATTCCGGAGGGCGCAAGGTTGGCTTTCTCACACCAGCCTTCCGTCGATTTCGCCCTGGGGGAGAAAGTGGTCTGCTGATATCCGACTACTTCCCCAATGTTCGGCGTCATGCCGACAAGCTGGCCGTCATCAATTCCTGCCACACAGACAGCCACGCTCATGGATCCGCGCTGGTTGCAATGAATACCGGCAAGACACAGATTGGACGACCCTCGCTGGGATCGTGGTGCGTCTATGGTCTTGGTTCAGAGAACCAGAGCCTGCCGGGTTATGTGGTCATACTTGATAAGCGCGGCGGGCCCATTGGTGGCCAGCCGAACTGGTCCAGTGGTTTCATGTCAGCCGCTTACCAGGGAACGCTGTTTCGACCGATCGGTGACCCAATCCTGGATCTTCGAGGACCTGAGCATATCACAGCGGAAATGCAGCGGGACCAGATCGATTTGCTGCAACAGTTAAACCAGCAGCATCTTCAGGACCGAAAAGGGGCATCCGACCTGCTGGCGCGAATGAAAACCTACGAGCTTGCGTATCGAATGCAGTCTGAGGCTCCCGATGCTGTGGACCTGTCTCAGGAATCAGACAAGACGCTTTCGATGTACGGTATCGGTCAAAACCCAACCGATGAATACGGACGTAATTGCCTTGTGGCCCGCCGGCTGGTGGAACGCGGCGTCCGCTTTGTTCAGCTTTATTCCGGAGGGGGGCATCTGGAAGAAACCTGGGACGCACACGAAAGCATTGAGAAAAATCATGGTCGCCACGCGCGGAAGTGGATCAGCCCATTGCCGCATTGCTGACCGACCTGGAGCAACGCGGGATGCTGGAGGAGACTCTGGTTGTCTGGGGCGGCGAGTTCGGACGTATGCCGTTCAGTGAAGGCCGCAATGCACCAGGACGAAATCACAATCCCTATGGATTTTCCATGTGGATGGCCGGTGGGGGTGTCCAGGGCGGGATGACGTATGGCCAAACCGACGAATTTGGGTTTGAAGCGGTGGTCGACCGTGTCCATCTGCATGATTTGCATGCCACGATTCTGCACCTGATGGGGCTTGATCACGAACTCCTGACCTGGTTTCATCAGGGACGGGATGAAAGCCTGACCGATGTTTTCGGCAATGTCGTCACAGGTATTCTGAAAAGCCGGGGATAGTCGGTCATGATGCCGGGAAACTCCCGTAAAATCGGGGATATTCGCGTCTCCGACAGCCCGCCTTCAATACCAATAAATGGCCGTTTCTGGTACCATCTGCGGGCACGGACTTTCGGACCAGAATCTGTCCGAAATTGCTGAACCCGGGGCAGCAGCAATCTGCTGGCTGCGTTCTGCGATTACAGAACCGTGTGGCAACTTCGCGGCCGATTGTTTTGTCATTTTGTGGACTTTTTCAGACTGGTATCGCTCCCCATGCAACTCTCCTGTGATCGTGCATTGTTTTCTGCAGCGTTCAGCGTGGCCGCGTCGGCGGTTCCCTCTCGCACCCCGAAAGATGTTCTGCGAAATGTCTTTTTGTCTGTGAAAAGCAACGGAGTAGAACTGGTCGGCACGGATCAGGAAATGGCCATTCGCTACAGAGTGGAAGGCGTCACGACAAATTCTTCAGGTGATGCGTTATTACCGACGCAGAGAGTGAACTCGATCCTTCGTGAGCTTCAGGATGAAACTCTGGATATCGATGTGAACGAAAGAATGATCATGCTGAAATCGCTGTCAGCCACGTTTCGACTGACATCAGATGATCCGAATGAATTTCCGCCGGTACCTGAATTCGCAGAAACGGACTTCTTCCGTATTCCGGCGGCCGTCTTTCGTCAGATGGTACGCCGAACATCATTTGCAACCGACACCGAAAGCACACGCTATGCTTTGGGTGGCGTGTTGATCGAATTCAGAGACGACGTCGTTACTCTGGCTGCCACGGACAGTCGTCGACTTGCTGTCGCCACTGCCGCGTACGAAGCACAGGGCACCCCCGGCGCTCCGGAAAAGGCAACGGTCATCCCGGCAAAAGCAATGTCTCTTCTGGAACGCTCCATCGGTAACTCCGACGAATTTGTGGACATTGTACTTCATGAAAACGACGTGATGATGCGGACGGGCGCCTGCGTCGTTTACAGCCGACTGGTGGAAGGCCGATTTCCAAGGTATCGCGACGTGATTCCGGCATCCGGTGCCGTGAATGTGCCGGTGCCCGTAGCTCCGTTCCTCGCTGCCGTGCGTCAGTCCCAGATTGTCACTGACGAAGAGAGTCGAGGGGTTGACTTCCATTTTGGTAACTCCATGCTGACGCTCAGCAGTCAGGCAAATGATGTGGGTGAATCCAAGGTCGAACTCCCCATCGAATACGAACACGAAGAAATCAGAATTACGTTCGATCCGCGGTACGTGTCAGAATTTCTGCGAGTCCTCTCACCGGAGACACTGGTCGATCTGCAACTGACAGATTCTGAAACTGCTGCTGTGTTTCGCGTCGAAGATTCTTACACATACGTCATCATGCCGCTTTCACGTGACAGTTGATCGCTGTGAGGAAACTACGTCATGAATGACGATGACCTGACGCATCGGCCGCGTCATCTGTCGAGCCTGGTGTCTAATCTCATTCGGCGACGCGGCTTGACAGAAACATCGGCCACCGCAAGTCTCGACGCTCACTGGAAACAAGTGGTCGGCGAAGAGATCGGTCGTCACTGCTGGGCTCGGGGAGTCAAGGCTGGGGTCCTGGACATTGCCGTGACCAACAGCGCGGTCCTGGAGCAACTGAGAAGTTTTATGCACATGGATGTCCTGCAGCAGATGCAGAATCGAGTGCCCGAATCCAACATCAAAAACCTTCGATACACTCGAGTACGTTAAGTTTAGTTCACTTTTGCCGGCCACACCTGCACAACTCGTGCAGTTCCCCCCGTTGGCGGCGTACATCGCTTTGGAAAGGCGAAGTTGTGTCAGAGTCAGAAGCCGCGGGCAGTTATGATGGTTCCGATATTCGTCACCTGAAGGGCGTCGAAGGGATTCGGACACGCCCTGCCATGTATATCGGCGATACGGGGCTGGGAGGCCTTCACCATCTGGTTTACGAAGTCGTCGACAATAGTATCGATGAAGCCGTGAACGGCCACGCTACCGAAATTAACGTCCAGATCAATCTGGATGAAAGCGTTTCGATCAACGACGACGGGCGAGGGATTCCCATCGGGCTCGTCAAGGGCGACGATCGTACCGCACTGGAAGTCGTGCTCACCGAAATCCATGCAGGTGGTAAGTTCGATCGAACAAGTGGCTACAAGACCGGCACCGGCGGTCTGCACGGCGTAGGGATCACCGCCGTCAACGCCCTGAGCGCCTGGTTGACGGCCGAAATTCGCCGTGAAGGTTTCCTGTGGGTCATGGATTTTGAAAAGGGACGACGCACGTCCGAATTGCGACAGCTTGGTCGTTCGGAAACCACAGGAACCAGGCTCTCGTTCCTCCCGGATCCGAGCATCTTTCCTGAAACAAAGTTCTCCCTGGACACACTCACCAGACGAATGCAGGAACTGGCGTTCCTCACGCCCGGCGTTCGGATCAATCTGCGTGACGAACGCGTCGATCGCGTGGAATCCTTCCACTATGAAGAAGGCCTGATCGAATTCGTCAAGTACCTCAACCGAACACAAACCGCCATCATTCCCGACGTGATTCGTATCAGTGGAGAAGCCGATGGTGTCCAGGTTGATATCGCCATCCAGCAAAACGATGGATACACCGAAAACGTAAGAGCCTTCGCAAATAATATCTACAACAGCGATGGCGGAACCCACGTGAGTGGCTTTCGAGCTGCATTGACTCGCTCGATGAACACCTACGCCAAAAAAGAAAACCTGTTCAAAGATATGTCACCCAGCGGGGAGGACTTTCGTGAGGGTCTGACCGCTGTGATTTCAGTGCGTGTTCCGGATCCAAAATTCGAAGCCCAGACAAAAGTGAAGCTGGTGAATGCCGAAGTCGAAGGCATTGTGCAGACGGTAATGGGCGAAGGACTGATGAAGTACCTGGAGGAAAATCCTTCAGTGGCCAAGAAGCTGATTGCCAAGGCTATCAATGCGGCCGAAGCTCGCGAAGCCGCTCGCAAATCGCGTGATATGGTTCGCCGCAAAGGAGCGATTACCACCGGTGGACTTCCGGAAAAGTTGCGAGACTGCCGAAGTCGAGACCTGGAATCAACCGAACTGTACCTGGTGGAAGGCGACTCGGCCGGCGGTTCGGCCGACACTGGCCGGGATTCCAGCATACAGGCCATCCTTCCTCTTCGAGGAAAGATCCTGAATGTAGAAAAGGCCCAGCTGGTCAAGGTTCTGGACAATAACGAAATCTCGAACCTCTTCCGCGCTATTGGTCTGTCGCCGGGTGCCGGGGGCGAAGAAATGGACATCAGCAAGCGACGGTATGGCAAGATCATTGTGATGACCGACGCAGACGTCGACGGAAGCCATATTCGAACACTGCTTTTGACCTTCTTGTTCCGACACATGCGAGACCTGGTGGATGGCGGTCATATCTATATCGCTCAACCACCCCTTTACCGCGTTGTCCAGAAAAAGAAGACTCGCTACGTCCAGACCCACCAGCAAATGATGACGGAGTTAATCTCTCTGGGCATGGACGGAGCGAAGCTTGTCGTAAAATCGGATGGCACAACCTTCGAAGGCGAAACCCTTCAGCGGCTGGTCGACATGCTGACTCAGATGGAACAGCCACTGGAATTGCTGGAACGCCGCGGAATCGACATGAGGTATCTGCAAAAGCAGAACTCTGAAGAAAAAGACCGACTCCCACGGTACCGTGTGCTGTCAGGTGACAGTGAACGATGGTTTCTGAACCGAGATCAGGCAGACGCATTCGTCAAAGAGCTGCAGGCAAAATTCGAACAGGAACATGCCAGTCAGACGCCCGCGAAGACAGATGCAGAGGGCAATCCGATCCGACCGGAACTGCAGTACCAGTTGGTTGATCTGCACGAAATCAAATCTTTGAACGAGGTTTTTGCTCAACTGAAAGACTACGGTTTTTACGTAACGGACTTTGTTCCGGCAGGCATTCGAAATGCAGAAATGATTCTGCCATTTCGCATTGAACGCGAAGATCACGTCGTACAACTGGCAAGCCTTCGAGAGTTACTCGTTGAACTTCGCAAACTGGGTGAACGTGGCCTGACTTTGACACGCTTCAAAGGACTGGGCGAAATGAACTCAGAGGAACTGTGGGACACCAGTATGGACCCTGAAAAGCGAGTTTTGCTGCAGGTCAGGTCTGAAGATGCAGCCGCTGCAGATGAGATCTTTCGAATTCTGATGGGCGATCAGGTTGAACCACGCCGAGAATTCATTGAAAAACATGCGCTGGATGTCAAAGAACTCGACATTTGATAATCCATGCCCGCATTGACTGATATGAACGGCAGTCGGTATCACAGCCGACTGCCGTTCTTTTTGCGCGGTGTGTTCACATCACACCTGTCCCCGATTTCGTCGCTGTTGATCAGATTAAACTACCGGTGAATAACCGCAACATTGGTCACGGCGCTTGATGAGGGGAATAACCCTGCGGCATTGGCGTAGATGTACTGGCTATTGCTCATACTCAACGATTCGGTTACGTGCGTTCTACCAACATTTTGGAGCCCTGCGGGGAACCGTCACGAATTCGTGCGTTCAATCCGGAAACAAAGACGCGAAGCATCCATTCAAGGCACATCTTAGCTGCACGCACAGCCTTCTGACGTCTGCTCCAAAGACGACAGGACTGACTGAAAGCGAAGCATTCGTTTTCAGGGGCGATACTTGATCCATTGGTTAGTTTGACGACGCAACCGAATCGCAGAAATGCAAACCATGTATGCATCAAAATCACTAGACTCGAGCGGCATGCTGTGTAAAGGTGCGTCCAACGAAAGCCTGATGACGGAACTCCTGCGGTGCGGTGTCCGAATGGATTCCATCAACATCATGCTGCTGGCACCGCTGGCACACATTGCATGGGCCAACGGCGTGCTGAAGAAGGGCCAGAAGCGCGATATTCTTGAGATCCTGGTTGAAAACGGAATCGCGATCGAATCTGTGCAATTCGAGACCGTTCAGGAATGGATTCACCATAATCCCGGGATGGATCTCTTCCGCAAATGGAAGGACTACATCGGAGCTCTTCGCAGATTTGCAAGCGCGGAGGCACTCCGGAGTTTTCAGGACATTACCATTGAACGAGCGTATCAGGTCGCATTCGCCGCTGGGGGGTATCTGGGACACAGTTGCCTGTCCAGAGCTCAGGAGCAGGCGATTCAGGAGTTGCGCACAGCATTCATCGATTAGTGATTCCGGAGTTGTGGCGTTGGAATCCGGCCCCGCAATTGTGGCCCGGACTCAGGCACATCAACGCCGCTGTGCTGCCTGCATATCTCGACGATCTGCCAGGTCTTTCATCTTTTGACGTTTGTCGTGCAGCTTTCGGCCGCGACAAAGGCCCAGACGAACTTTGACAAGTCCATTGGCAAAGAAAACACTGAGCGGCACGAGCGTGAGTCCGTCATGTCCAGCAGGCTCGGCAAACTTGCGAACCTCTCTCTTGTTGAGAAGTAGTTTGCGATCC from Planctomycetaceae bacterium includes the following:
- a CDS encoding DNA gyrase subunit B, producing MSESEAAGSYDGSDIRHLKGVEGIRTRPAMYIGDTGLGGLHHLVYEVVDNSIDEAVNGHATEINVQINLDESVSINDDGRGIPIGLVKGDDRTALEVVLTEIHAGGKFDRTSGYKTGTGGLHGVGITAVNALSAWLTAEIRREGFLWVMDFEKGRRTSELRQLGRSETTGTRLSFLPDPSIFPETKFSLDTLTRRMQELAFLTPGVRINLRDERVDRVESFHYEEGLIEFVKYLNRTQTAIIPDVIRISGEADGVQVDIAIQQNDGYTENVRAFANNIYNSDGGTHVSGFRAALTRSMNTYAKKENLFKDMSPSGEDFREGLTAVISVRVPDPKFEAQTKVKLVNAEVEGIVQTVMGEGLMKYLEENPSVAKKLIAKAINAAEAREAARKSRDMVRRKGAITTGGLPEKLRDCRSRDLESTELYLVEGDSAGGSADTGRDSSIQAILPLRGKILNVEKAQLVKVLDNNEISNLFRAIGLSPGAGGEEMDISKRRYGKIIVMTDADVDGSHIRTLLLTFLFRHMRDLVDGGHIYIAQPPLYRVVQKKKTRYVQTHQQMMTELISLGMDGAKLVVKSDGTTFEGETLQRLVDMLTQMEQPLELLERRGIDMRYLQKQNSEEKDRLPRYRVLSGDSERWFLNRDQADAFVKELQAKFEQEHASQTPAKTDAEGNPIRPELQYQLVDLHEIKSLNEVFAQLKDYGFYVTDFVPAGIRNAEMILPFRIEREDHVVQLASLRELLVELRKLGERGLTLTRFKGLGEMNSEELWDTSMDPEKRVLLQVRSEDAAAADEIFRILMGDQVEPRREFIEKHALDVKELDI
- the dnaN gene encoding DNA polymerase III subunit beta, which codes for MQLSCDRALFSAAFSVAASAVPSRTPKDVLRNVFLSVKSNGVELVGTDQEMAIRYRVEGVTTNSSGDALLPTQRVNSILRELQDETLDIDVNERMIMLKSLSATFRLTSDDPNEFPPVPEFAETDFFRIPAAVFRQMVRRTSFATDTESTRYALGGVLIEFRDDVVTLAATDSRRLAVATAAYEAQGTPGAPEKATVIPAKAMSLLERSIGNSDEFVDIVLHENDVMMRTGACVVYSRLVEGRFPRYRDVIPASGAVNVPVPVAPFLAAVRQSQIVTDEESRGVDFHFGNSMLTLSSQANDVGESKVELPIEYEHEEIRITFDPRYVSEFLRVLSPETLVDLQLTDSETAAVFRVEDSYTYVIMPLSRDS
- a CDS encoding DUF4261 domain-containing protein — protein: MPKGIYTQTTCVLLSGPATLDELTTALDGFEICKRIDRSSSWELGGPTLVIAYRPDVNGFVAIDVVNRQWPDSMGDPQSSSTLFGAWVMGQFGPFTFPRSMERAAQQAWAWEDGPTAVERHQGFIRIRLSYAFGLGDDQPIMPESVNTLDELDFLTQLTESLLSLPQAICYFNPNGEVLKDRANLKQCLEFANENEMPPIDAWANVRLFNINEQFALMDSVGNQQMNVSDFETVFCGSDYDPSDVDAFMRNGTLYLLENGDVIKDGDTMDGPGDVHWQVTVRKATCDPPRDVLRWRPLDNRDLPAELLAMDEANDRDIEETDDDDDSSI
- a CDS encoding CocE/NonD family hydrolase, whose amino-acid sequence is MLRYPIPSFGQLLIGSIGRSPVQICVILVLLCFRSSGVFAWQADSDPDLGGVREEHTMIPMRDGKHLSAWLYFPEGQGPWPAVFEQRYASLRAVGTRKAAAELAAEGFVVALVNYRGTHLSEGTWVGYRAMQWGELKDGYDTCEWLAEQDWCTGKVGTFGSSQGGYAQNYLAVTQPPHLVCQHMTDTGLSLFHEGYRIGGTTRPERFQGLAAVCRNPEDNQRLLEEWFQHPTYDEYWKAEDCTLHFAKMNVPCFTIGSWYDFMNQGSIASFLGRQHKGGVKSQGTQQLVIGPWLHGRTNKGNKVGELTYPPNATWPVHDHMVRWFNYHLKGVRNGVMSEPTVRYYVMGAVDEPSAPGNTWREADDFPPLSRLTSMFLDAGGRLVMRKPDQEDDGTTYHSDPNHPMQIPGTAFPGAKDARAFEEQADVLTFTSEPLSEPVEWTGRVHADLFFSSTARDTDIIVRISDVYPDGRSILIVDYPWRARYREGFEQERLLNPGEVTRIQFPVGWMSQIFNTGHRIRVTIASTGAPLYEPNPQNGNPLTLEWPSDAVAADNTIHHSSTHPSRIVAPVIKP
- a CDS encoding DUF721 domain-containing protein, which codes for MNDDDLTHRPRHLSSLVSNLIRRRGLTETSATASLDAHWKQVVGEEIGRHCWARGVKAGVLDIAVTNSAVLEQLRSFMHMDVLQQMQNRVPESNIKNLRYTRVR
- a CDS encoding sialate O-acetylesterase, yielding MTRRSVDKGYSEREFPVSAMPIPPAARSCLNRCSEFRTQWLPRSFPARSFCTLLSHAVANVLTLLLVLTTVDHSAALAENISGLGTAQQQDATSRPPGIPDAAEKTALPGDYVTEVRLPPKASFHLFVLAGQSNMAGRGVIEKQDTVIHPRLLMLNKQGHWVPAIAPLHFDKSVAGVGPGRTFGLELLKDDPTITIGLIPVAVGGSPISVWQPGEYYEPTHSFPWDDAVHRIRIGKRDGVVRGILWHQGESDSNEKSASAYQYALDHLINRLRVECDSEDQNGLIPFMAGQMGKFESRPWNEFKNTVDAAHRTLPDRVERTAFVDASALNHKGDNVHFDSESYRELGRRFASAYRRLRDND